A part of Populus alba chromosome 8, ASM523922v2, whole genome shotgun sequence genomic DNA contains:
- the LOC118052277 gene encoding probable E3 ubiquitin-protein ligase RHC2A, with protein sequence MSSPTTPSYWCYTCSRFVQVWRQDSLTCAECESGFIEEIENPPHVIQTEISSERHRRFSPAAGTMFMIGNRSNPHNRNRRGGGAGSGDRSPINPVILLRGGAGGAAEDVVGDDGGRGGGGFELYYDDGGGSGLRPLPPSMSEFLLGSGFERMLDQLAQIEINGGFGRYENQHPPASKSAIESMPTVIVNESHIFTESHCAVCKEAFELESEAREMPCKHIYHTDCILPWLSIRNSCPVCRRELPSGDDGGGDGDNGVVSPLPEAGNGQGNNEEEAVGLTIWRLPGGGYAVGRFTGARRGERELPVVYTEMDGAFNNGGLPRRISLGSRGGGRRENGGGGNGGNRRLGFGRVLRHWFACFGTGQSSNSDSRVTGSSRPFSVFSSSSSMRRRDWAREINSARRRCLLLKCIYGDLRMTPIASSLHNLSKTDGLMNCGTMQSQQMTCEEALGPRYLKDV encoded by the exons atgTCATCTCCAACCACGCCGTCGTATTGGTGCTATACATGCAGCCGTTTCGTTCAGGTCTGGAGACAAGACTCGTTAACTTGTGCAGAATGTGAATCCGGGTTCATTGAAGAAATCGAAAACCCACCGCACGTAATTCAAACAGAAATATCGAGTGAGCGACACCGCAGGTTTTCTCCCGCTGCCGGAACCATGTTCATGATCGGTAACCGCTCAAACCCCCATAACCGGAACCGACGGGGTGGTGGCGCCGGAAGCGGAGACCGGTCTCCGATTAATCCTGTGATCTTGCTTCGTGGTGGGGCTGGAGGGGCGGCGGAGGACGTGGTGGGAGACGACGGTGGCCGAGGTGGTGGTGGGTTTGAGCTTTATTATGATGACGGTGGTGGGTCCGGGTTGAGGCCTTTGCCGCCGAGCATGTCGGAGTTTTTGTTGGGATCAGGGTTTGAGAGAATGCTAGATCAGTTAGCACAGATTGAAATAAATGGAGGGTTTGGTCGGTATGAGAATCAGCATCCACCGGCCTCGAAATCCGCGATTGAATCGATGCCTACGGTAATTGTTAATGAATCTCATATTTTTACTGAATCTCATTGTGCTGTTTGTAAAGAGGCTTTTGAATTAGAATCCGAAGCACGGGAGATGCCTTGTAAACATATTTATCATACTGATTGTATACTTCCTTGGTTATCTATTCGTAATTCTTGCCCTGTTTGTCGACGTGAGTTGCCTTCTGGTGATGATGGTGGCGGCGATGGTGATAATGGGGTTGTGAGTCCGTTGCCTGAAGCGGGGAATGGGCAGGGAAATAACGAGGAGGAGGCAGTTGGATTGACGATATGGAGGTTACCCGGAGGAGGGTATGCGGTGGGGAGGTTTACAGGGGCGAGGAGGGGAGAAAGGGAGTTGCCTGTGGTTTATACAGAGATGGATGGTGCCTTTAACAATGGTGGATTGCCGAGGAGGATATCTTTGGGGTCTAGAGGGGGTGGAAGGAGGGAAAATGGTGGTGGGGGTAATGGTGGTAATAGGCGGCTTGGTTTTGGGAGAGTTTTGAGGCACTGGTTTGCTTGTTTTGGCACGGGGCAGAGTTCAAATTCGGATTCCAGAGTTACAGGGAGCAGTAGGCCCTTTTCAGTTTTTAGCAGTTCCTCTTCAATGAGGAGAAGAGACTGGGCTAGAGAGATTAACAGTGCAAGGAGACG GTGCTTGTTACTGAAATGTATATATGGAGATTTAAGAATGACTCCAATTGCGAGTTCACTTCATAATCTATCGAAAACTGATGGTTTGATGAATTGTGGAACAATGCAATCTCAACAAATGACCTGTGAAGAAGCATTAGGACCAAGGTACCTGAAAGATGTTTAG